From the Hevea brasiliensis isolate MT/VB/25A 57/8 chromosome 15, ASM3005281v1, whole genome shotgun sequence genome, one window contains:
- the LOC110670739 gene encoding uncharacterized protein LOC110670739 isoform X2, whose protein sequence is MAGEEEEEGKSNQERQDDLHQAISSYIGISFSLFLASLPCNSFNIVQKLQSQSRELSLRLFQTDEQLKLMKSRIKEDSKANARVVEIFASHRNAWEEEEKRLLHQIDAASEEMASLRARIQDLQEERDEWKARIQDLEREVGEREEMIGFMSRNAVVDYAVEEYEEDPSGGGCGNRECYGREAENVNFVYGQHRHQLQQQPINGGLSSDFLASACKFWTDGASLWQDMHHESVESLHHMKHFVARESPWKVDCESTGISSKLKMLEQELQNLEKIGKTDLSKVPSLMRKQAKRYQALSGKIDDLCRRMQASDPSEPTIGQEFQAQRQTEFLFEAFRLQQRASETGQKLMALETEIGKSYCVDELDREAKLSMRCSFDSMRNNLKEVQRNLEIWLARIIGDLEGILARDGASRAREFYVSRYPYVQ, encoded by the exons ATGgccggagaagaagaagaagaaggaaaatcaAACCAAGAACGGCAAGACGATCTCCACCAAGCAATCTCTTCCTACATTGGCATTAGCTTCTCTCTCTTCTTGGCATCCTTGCCATGCAACTCCTTCAATATTGTGCAAAAGCTTCAATCCCAAAGCAGAGAGCTCTCACTGCGCCTCTTCCAGACTGATGAGCAGCTTAAGCTGATGAAATCCAGGATTAAAGAGGACTCCAAGGCCAATGCAAGAGTTGTTGAGATCTTTGCCAGCCACAGGAACGCGTGGGAGGAAGAGGAGAAGCGGCTACTGCACCAGATCGACGCTGCTAGTGAGGAGATGGCATCATTAAGGGCCAGAATTCAAGATTTACAGGAAGAGAGGGATGAGTGGAAAGCCAGAATTCAAGATTTGGAGAGAGAGGTTGGGGAGAGAGAAGAGATGATTGGGTTTATGTCTAGAAATGCTGTTGTTGATTATGCAGTGGAGGAATACGAAGAGGACCCATCTGGTGGTGGCTGCGGGAACAGGGAATGTTATGGTAGGGAGGCagagaatgttaattttgtttatgGTCAGCACCGTCATCAGCTGCAGCAGCAGCCCATTAATGGAGGTTTAAGTTCGGATTTCTTGGCTTCAGCTTGTAAGTTTTGGACTGATGGAGCTAGCCTCTGGCAG GATATGCACCATGAATCTGTTGAATCACTCCATCATATGAAGCattttgtagcaag GGAATCTCCATGGAAGGTAGACTGTGAATCGACTGGAATTTCCTCTAAATTGAAAATGCTTGAACAGGAACTCCAGAATTTGGAAAAAATTGGCAAAACTGATCTGTCAAAGGTTCCATCATTGATGAGGAAGCAGGCAAAGAGATACCAAGCTCTTTCAGGGAAGATTGATGATCTATGCAGAAGAATG CAAGCTAGTGATCCATCTGAACCCACAATCGGTCAAGAATTCCAGGCACAAAGGCAAACTGAGTTTTTGTTTGAAGCATTTCGACTTCAACAGCGTGCATCTGAAACTGGACAAAAGTTGATGGCATTAGAAACTGAGATCGGGAAGAGTTACTGTGTGGATGAACTGGACAGGGAGGCCAAACTCAGCATGAGATGTTCTTTTGACTCCATGAGAAACAACTTAAAAGAAGTACAGAGAAACTTAGAAATATGGTTGGCTAGAATTATCGGAGATCTTGAAGGGATTCTGGCCAGGGATGGAGCCTCCCGTGCAAGGGAATTTTATGTTTCTAGATATCCTTATGTTCAATAG
- the LOC110670739 gene encoding uncharacterized protein LOC110670739 isoform X1: protein MAGEEEEEGKSNQERQDDLHQAISSYIGISFSLFLASLPCNSFNIVQKLQSQSRELSLRLFQTDEQLKLMKSRIKEDSKANARVVEIFASHRNAWEEEEKRLLHQIDAASEEMASLRARIQDLQEERDEWKARIQDLEREVGEREEMIGFMSRNAVVDYAVEEYEEDPSGGGCGNRECYGREAENVNFVYGQHRHQLQQQPINGGLSSDFLASACKFWTDGASLWQDMHHESVESLHHMKHFVARRESPWKVDCESTGISSKLKMLEQELQNLEKIGKTDLSKVPSLMRKQAKRYQALSGKIDDLCRRMQASDPSEPTIGQEFQAQRQTEFLFEAFRLQQRASETGQKLMALETEIGKSYCVDELDREAKLSMRCSFDSMRNNLKEVQRNLEIWLARIIGDLEGILARDGASRAREFYVSRYPYVQ from the exons ATGgccggagaagaagaagaagaaggaaaatcaAACCAAGAACGGCAAGACGATCTCCACCAAGCAATCTCTTCCTACATTGGCATTAGCTTCTCTCTCTTCTTGGCATCCTTGCCATGCAACTCCTTCAATATTGTGCAAAAGCTTCAATCCCAAAGCAGAGAGCTCTCACTGCGCCTCTTCCAGACTGATGAGCAGCTTAAGCTGATGAAATCCAGGATTAAAGAGGACTCCAAGGCCAATGCAAGAGTTGTTGAGATCTTTGCCAGCCACAGGAACGCGTGGGAGGAAGAGGAGAAGCGGCTACTGCACCAGATCGACGCTGCTAGTGAGGAGATGGCATCATTAAGGGCCAGAATTCAAGATTTACAGGAAGAGAGGGATGAGTGGAAAGCCAGAATTCAAGATTTGGAGAGAGAGGTTGGGGAGAGAGAAGAGATGATTGGGTTTATGTCTAGAAATGCTGTTGTTGATTATGCAGTGGAGGAATACGAAGAGGACCCATCTGGTGGTGGCTGCGGGAACAGGGAATGTTATGGTAGGGAGGCagagaatgttaattttgtttatgGTCAGCACCGTCATCAGCTGCAGCAGCAGCCCATTAATGGAGGTTTAAGTTCGGATTTCTTGGCTTCAGCTTGTAAGTTTTGGACTGATGGAGCTAGCCTCTGGCAG GATATGCACCATGAATCTGTTGAATCACTCCATCATATGAAGCattttgtagcaag AAGGGAATCTCCATGGAAGGTAGACTGTGAATCGACTGGAATTTCCTCTAAATTGAAAATGCTTGAACAGGAACTCCAGAATTTGGAAAAAATTGGCAAAACTGATCTGTCAAAGGTTCCATCATTGATGAGGAAGCAGGCAAAGAGATACCAAGCTCTTTCAGGGAAGATTGATGATCTATGCAGAAGAATG CAAGCTAGTGATCCATCTGAACCCACAATCGGTCAAGAATTCCAGGCACAAAGGCAAACTGAGTTTTTGTTTGAAGCATTTCGACTTCAACAGCGTGCATCTGAAACTGGACAAAAGTTGATGGCATTAGAAACTGAGATCGGGAAGAGTTACTGTGTGGATGAACTGGACAGGGAGGCCAAACTCAGCATGAGATGTTCTTTTGACTCCATGAGAAACAACTTAAAAGAAGTACAGAGAAACTTAGAAATATGGTTGGCTAGAATTATCGGAGATCTTGAAGGGATTCTGGCCAGGGATGGAGCCTCCCGTGCAAGGGAATTTTATGTTTCTAGATATCCTTATGTTCAATAG
- the LOC110670739 gene encoding uncharacterized protein LOC110670739 isoform X3 has product MAGEEEEEGKSNQERQDDLHQAISSYIGISFSLFLASLPCNSFNIVQKLQSQSRELSLRLFQTDEQLKLMKSRIKEDSKANARVVEIFASHRNAWEEEEKRLLHQIDAASEEMASLRARIQDLQEERDEWKARIQDLEREVGEREEMIGFMSRNAVVDYAVEEYEEDPSGGGCGNRECYGREAENVNFVYGQHRHQLQQQPINGGLSSDFLASACKFWTDGASLWQDMHHESVESLHHMKHFVARRESPWKVDCESTGISSKLKMLEQELQNLEKIGKTDLSKVPSLMRKQAKRYQALSGKIDDLCRRMELYCLNQAR; this is encoded by the exons ATGgccggagaagaagaagaagaaggaaaatcaAACCAAGAACGGCAAGACGATCTCCACCAAGCAATCTCTTCCTACATTGGCATTAGCTTCTCTCTCTTCTTGGCATCCTTGCCATGCAACTCCTTCAATATTGTGCAAAAGCTTCAATCCCAAAGCAGAGAGCTCTCACTGCGCCTCTTCCAGACTGATGAGCAGCTTAAGCTGATGAAATCCAGGATTAAAGAGGACTCCAAGGCCAATGCAAGAGTTGTTGAGATCTTTGCCAGCCACAGGAACGCGTGGGAGGAAGAGGAGAAGCGGCTACTGCACCAGATCGACGCTGCTAGTGAGGAGATGGCATCATTAAGGGCCAGAATTCAAGATTTACAGGAAGAGAGGGATGAGTGGAAAGCCAGAATTCAAGATTTGGAGAGAGAGGTTGGGGAGAGAGAAGAGATGATTGGGTTTATGTCTAGAAATGCTGTTGTTGATTATGCAGTGGAGGAATACGAAGAGGACCCATCTGGTGGTGGCTGCGGGAACAGGGAATGTTATGGTAGGGAGGCagagaatgttaattttgtttatgGTCAGCACCGTCATCAGCTGCAGCAGCAGCCCATTAATGGAGGTTTAAGTTCGGATTTCTTGGCTTCAGCTTGTAAGTTTTGGACTGATGGAGCTAGCCTCTGGCAG GATATGCACCATGAATCTGTTGAATCACTCCATCATATGAAGCattttgtagcaag AAGGGAATCTCCATGGAAGGTAGACTGTGAATCGACTGGAATTTCCTCTAAATTGAAAATGCTTGAACAGGAACTCCAGAATTTGGAAAAAATTGGCAAAACTGATCTGTCAAAGGTTCCATCATTGATGAGGAAGCAGGCAAAGAGATACCAAGCTCTTTCAGGGAAGATTGATGATCTATGCAGAAGAATG GAGCTCTATTGCTTAAATCAAGCAAGATGA